CACGGCGTCCCGCCCTCGATGTTCTGGACGCCCTGATTTCGGGGATCGGCTACCCGGGGGGCCGGCTTCATGAGGCGCTTCGAGGAGGCGAGGCCGATCTGGTGTATGTGGTGCACGCGTTCCCGTTCCTGGGAATCGACACGGGTTTCTTTGGGGTCCTCACCCAAACCACCATGGAAAACCTGGAATCGGTGGAAGCGATCGTTTTGGACAACCTGAAGCGGGTCGCCGAAGAACCCGTCAGCAACGAAGAGTTTCAAACCGCCAAGGAAATGGTCCTCACCATGCACTACCTGTCGCTGGAAAGCCTCGAAGCCCAGGCTCAGAGCGCCGCGGTCAATGAGGTGTTGGGACTGGGCTGGGATTACGACCGCCGCTATCCCGACATGGTGCGAAGCGTGACCGCTGACGACATCTTGAGCCTGGCCCGAGAGCTTTTCACGAACACCCTGGTCGTGAAGACGCTTCCCGTTCGTATGTCAAGGCTTCAGCCCCGCGCCGCCTGGATTTCCGCTTCCAACCGTTGGATGTTTTCTCGGGCGAAGTCGATGGAAGGATCCAGTTCCAGGGCCATGCGGTAGAGCCGTACCGCCTCTTCCTTGTGACCCAGTTCCCTCAGGTTGGACCCGATGTTGGCGTAATCGATGGCCGAACCGGGGTCCAGTTCTATGGCCCGCTCGAACGCCTCTATAGCCTTGTAGTGTTCTTTGAGCCGGTAGTAGCAGAATCCCCGCAGGTTGTAGATCTCTTTGAGCTCCCAGTTTCGCCGTTCGGCGTATTCCAGCGCCCGCAAGGCGCCCCGGTAGTCGCCGAGCTCCTTCCGGCAGGACGCCATGTGCACGTAGATGCTGGCGATTTCGCGCGGGTCCGGTTTCTGGCGGAGGGCCTCCTCGAACAGGCCGAGGGCCTTTTCCACGTTGCCCAGGAGTTCGTGGCCGTGAGCCAAAAAGAAGGTGAGATCGTAGCGGGGTCCGAAAAGGTTGTGCAGCCGTTCCAGCTGAGCCGCCGCAGATTCCGGGGGAAGGCCGCGGATCACGGTCCGGGCCATGTGCTGGGGGAAATCCGTATCGCGCGTGTGGTCTAGGAAGTGCGCACCGGGAATCACTGTGTATACGGCGGGCACTTGAAGTTCCGGGTGGGTCGCATCCAGGACCAGGACTTCCAGACCCATATCGCGCAACGCACCGACGCATCGCTCGATTTCCACCCGCAGGTTATGGTCGCTCAGGTCGGGCAGGGACTGGATGGCGACGGTCGGTCCCGGCGCCATGAGGTAGGCCGCTTCTTCCAAGGACTTGTACTTGGGAAGGGTAGGGCGGTAGGACGTCCGGCTCTCGAAATCGCCGGCCAACTGCGCCACTTCGGTCAGGGCGCGGCACAGCGACTTTTCGGGACTCGGCGTGGTCCCGACGGCGAAAACGATTTCGCTCTTTTCGGGAAAATTGGCCGGATCGTAAGCCAGGACCCCGACGGAGGGAATGCCCGTGTTCAGAGAGAAATCCCGAAGGTGGAGCTGGATGCCGTTCCTATGGAATTTCTCCAGCAGCTCCACCGCCGCCGGGTCTTTCACGCTGGAGGGATCAATGCGCGGGGTCACCCGTTCTTCGTAGGCGATGACCGAACCCACGTGGCGTTCCACCACCTCGCAAAGGCTCTGGAGGATCGCTTCTTCCAGGGTGTTTCCGGCGGCCGGCCCGTTGTATTCGTTGATGAGGTAAAACCAATCGATGGGCAGCCACCGGTCCCGGTTTTCCGTGAGGCTTCGGGCGACAGCCCAGCGAAGCGGACAGCCCTTCAGAAATGCTTCACACCGGCCGGTCGGCGTCCGGCTGTCGTGAATGGACAGCTTGAGAACTTCCGCGGAAACGGCCGATCCGGGCACCTTCTCCCAGGTGAGCAGCGGGAAACGGGTTTCACGGACGAAAGAAAAGAAGCTGAACCGTTCCACGAGTTCCATCAGGGCGCTCGCTTCCGACTGTTCCAGTGTGGCACCCTTTCCCATCTGTTTTTTCGTTCCGGTGAGGAGTATGGCGTCGTCTCCGCACAGGCTCAGGAACACAGGAACATCCAGCCGGCCGGTGTCGATGCGAAGCGTTCTGGAAAGAAGGTTCAGGCGAAAGCCGGACAGGCGGTCGCGGACCCACCGGATGGTCTCCGCGGGGGTTCTCGCCTTGTCCTGGTCGTGACTGTAGGTTTTGAAGCAATCTCGCAGTTCTATGCCGGAATTCATGGCGCGTCCTTTGACTTCCGCCGCGTGGTGAGGCAGCGGATCGGAGGATGGAGTCGACTACTGCACGGCGTGCAGGATCTTTTCGGCCAGCCGACCTTTCCTGAATTGCCGCGGGAGTCCTTTGATGCGGGCCAGTTCGCTCAGGTTCTGCGGCCGGTTCCGGGCCAGGCGAAAAATCACGTCGTTGGTCATGACCCGGAAAGGGGCCTTGTCGGCGCTTCTGGCCATCTGGTCGCGCAGTTGGTAGAGTTCTCGGGCCGCCCGTCGCCCCTCCGCCTCCAGGGTCTTGAATCCACGGATCTTCACGTAACCGTTGGGAGGAAACCGCCCGCGCGGCGCACTCTGCCGGCACACGGCCTCGAAGGCTTCAGCGGCCTTTTCGAGAAGACCCTCCTTTTCCAGCCGTTCCGCCAGGCGGTGACGCAGGGCCACCAGGTAGCGCGTATCCTGGCAGGCGTACACCACCTGTTCCTCGGTGAGCGGCCTTCGGCCCCAGTCGCAGCGCTGGCATTTCTTGTCGAGCCGCACGCCGAACTCGCGTTCAAGCGTCGCGGCGAGCCCCAGCCGGCGATGCCCCAGAAGCTTGCACGCGATGGCCGTGTCGAAAACATTGGCGAACTGAAAATCAAAGTCCCGCTTGAGGCTCCCGATATCGTTTGCAGCGGCGTGGAAGATCTTTTCGATGCCCGGGTCGGCCAGCAGGGCCCCCAGGGGCTTCAGATCGTCCAGAGCCAGGACATCGAGCACGAAATCCTGGGATGCTACGGAGAGTTGAATCACGCAGACGCGTTCGAAATAGGCGTAGAAGCCGTTGGATTCCGTATCGACGGCGATATGGCCCTCACCCCGCAACTGCTCCATAAGGCGCCGGAAGTCTTCAGGGGTCGCCACCATGTGGCAGGGACGCTCGGCGTTGTCTTCGCCGGACGCCTCCTGTACTATGAACGTGTCGAAGGGAGGTGCCGTCATGAGTCGCAAAAAATCGCCTTCCAAAGCGGTTTCCAATGGTTCGCGCAAGCAGAAGAAAAGGAGTCCCACGGACGAGGGCTTCTATACCCCCTTTTGGGGGCTGGATCAACAGCTGCAAGCCACGTCGGCGGAAAAGACCGGCGGCCCACCGCCCGCAGTGCCCCCGCAGCCCCGGTTCGACCGCCCCGAAGAAGCTTCGAGGGCTCACGCCGGCGGCACCTGCCGCGAAATACCCGATGAACAGCTCTTTCTCGATACCGTCGGCGATGCGACGCCTCTCCCCGCCGAAGACCGCGCCCGCGTGCCCCGGAGGCCCGCTCGGACCTTCCTCCCCCAATGCCGGGAACAGGAAGACTGGGAGGTCCTGATGCACCTGGCGGACCTGGTGGCCGGGGGAGCCTCCTTCGAACTGGTGCACACGGACGAGTACATAGACGGGGCCGTCGCGGGGCTTTCCCCCGCAATCGTCAAGGGCCTCAAAAAAGGCCGCTTCAGCTATCAGGCCTACATCGATCTACACGGCTGTACGCGGGAGGAAGCGCTGGAGCTGGTCACGCGGTTCATTCGCGACAGCCATGCCCGAGGGCTCCGGTGCGTGCTGGTGGTTTCCGGAAAGGGCCTGAACTCCAAAAACCGTGAACCGGTTTTGAAAAACCAGCTGGTCCGCTGGTTTCTCTGCGCTCCCCTAAAACGCTTTGTGCTGGCCTTCGCTTCGGCGCGCTCCTGCGACGGAGGAAGCGGGGCCTTTTACGTACTTCTTCGCCGCCGACAAAGCCGACATCCCGTGGTGAGTCCCGCCATGTAGCTTTTTGAGCCACCGCCGCACCGAGCCGACAAGAGGCCGTGTTCCGCCGGTCGCCGCACCGTGCGCTCCGGAAGTCGTGATGCTCACCCCTACGAGTATCAGCACGCCCCCTACCGCCTGGGTCGGCCCCAGTCGTTCTCCCAGGATCCAGCTCGCACAGGCCACGGTCACCAGCGGAATCACGTTGAGGAAGACCGCTACCCGGGACGCCTCGAGAACGCTCAGGCTGTAATTGTAGCAGAGAAAGGCGAACAGGGTCGCAAAGAGCGCAAGGAATAGGAGGGCGGCCCATTCGGGGGTGCCGATCCCGCGGATTTGCAGCGGGCGCCATTCCAACACGGCCAGGGGCAGGAAGAAGACCGTGGCGACAAGGGCCTGCACCATGGTGACGGTCCAGGGCCGGTAGCGGACCCCCAGACGGCGGCTCACAACGGTATAGGCGGAAGCGCATAGCGCCGCTCCGAGGATGTAAAGGTTTCCCCTGAGGGAACTTCCTTCCAGGGATTCAGTCGGCTCGCCGCGGAAGAGGAGAAACGCCACGCCGGCCAGGGTGAGGAAGATCCCTGCGGCCACGCGGGGCCGCAGAGGTTCTCTGAGGAGAAACCGTGCCAGGATGATCACGAAAACGGGGATCGAGGCCATGATGAGCGACGCGGCGGAAGCGCTGGTGTGAAGGAGGCCGCGGGTCTCCAGGACGAAATACAGTCCGGGTTCCATGATGCCGAGCAGCGCGAAGAGGAGGAAATCGCCCCTTCGCAGCCTTTCCCGCGCGAACACGAACCAGAGGGGAAGGAGCACAAAGCTCGCCAGGGCGAACCGGGAGGCCAGGAGCACGCAAGGGGGGATGGTCCGGAGGGCCACCTTGGTGGCCACAAACGAAACACCCCAGAAGGCGACGGCGGCCGATACGGCCAGATAGGCGCGGGCGTTGCGATTCAACGGCGGGCCATCCCCCTTCACGGGTCCGAGGAAAAAAAAGACCCGGACGCGCCGGCCGCCTCCGGGTCTCCGTGGTGTTCCGGATTCGATCTAATCCCAGCCTAGGATTTCTTCGTCATAAAGCGTTTCGAGTTTCCGCTTGTGCTTGGTTTCTTCCTGGGCCAGGATTTCGAAGATCTTGGCCGTTTTTTCGTGCAGGCACTTTCCTTTCCATGCCTCGTAGAACGCGTGAGACTTCTCTTCCTTCTTCATGGCAAGCGTCAGGGCTTCCTGGTAGGTCAGGTCTTCGCGGAACGGAACGTCCAGCAGGTAGTCGCTGATTTTCAGGTCTTCCACCTTTTCCAGCTTGAATGCTTCCAGGCCGTAAGGGTTGAGGTCTTTCAACATGTCTCGGTGCTTGCGTTCTTCATCGACCATTTCTTCAAAGAAGTGTTTGATGCCCGGGTTCTTGGCCCGCTGCGCGCACTGGCGGTAGAAATCCATGGCGCTCTCTTCTTTCTTGATGGCAAAGTTGACGATATCGTCGAAAGAACGGCAAGAAATTGTGGACATGATCCCCACCTCCACCTCTCTCCCGCTGAACGGGCTCTGATCGTCTGTCTGTCGGTGGACCGGCGCCGATTTTCCACTCAGGGAAACCGAAATCACCCGCCGCCTGATCCGATGCCTTTGAATGGGGTCGTCCGCGTTCGCGGCCTTGTCCCTCCATAACAGATCGCCGCGAAGATCTGCAAGGCCTTTTGCTTCACGCCTGCAGGGAAACCATGGAGAAGCTCGCAACATCCACCAGGCCTCGGTCGGTGAGTTTCAGTTCCGGGATGACCGGGAGTGCCAGGAACGAGAGGGCCATGAAGGGATTCCGGAGGGCACACCCGAAGGTTCGGGCCAGCCGGCGGAGCGCCGCCAGTCGATCCACCACCGCATCCAGGGGTTCCAGGCTCATGAGTCCGGCGATGGGCAGAGGCAGGAGTTCCAGGGTCCCCGATGCGTCGCCGACCCCCAAGCCGCCTCCAACCCTCCGCACGGCTTCGCACACGGCGGCCATGGCCGCATCGGAGGCGCCCACAGCGATGAGGTTGTGGGAATCGTGGGCGATGGTGGAGGCGAGGGCTCCCCGGGTGAGCCCGAATCCTTTCACGAAGCCGATTCCCCGGCGGGGCTGCCCCGTCCGGGGGCCGTATCGGTTGAAAACCGCAAGTTTCAAGATATCCCGGCCGGTATCCGCGACCAGCCGTCCCCCATCGGTCTTGGGAACTGCGTGAACGCAGCGGGTGAGCAGGCTTCCTTCCACCACTTCGATCACCTTCACCTCCCGGTCCGGCGCCCCCGAGAGGGCGAACAGGTCCGAGCTCATGGGACCCAGCTCCATGGGGCTGGGAGGCGGCGCCGGCGAAGGCCCGTTTTCCAGATCCACCAGCACCTTCCCGTCTCTTACCACTTCGACGCCGTTCTTGTAGACACTCACCGGTTTCCAGGGGTGCAGCGACGCACTGAGGGAAAAGTCGGCTCGAGCCCCCGGGACCAAGGCACCCCTTCGTTTCAGCCCGAACGTTTCGGCGGGCGTCCGCGATGCCATGGCAATGGCCCGCACCGGATCCAGACCCAGGTCGACGGCGCGGTTCACCAGAGCGTCCATGTGCCCGTCGTGGAGGAGATCGTCCGGATGCCGGTCGTCGGTAACCAGGAGACAACTGGGCCAGGTGGCATCGGAGACGGCTGGAAGAAGCGCCGCCATGTCCCTGGACTGGCTGCCTTCTCGGATCATGAGCCTGAGCCCGCGGGCGAGTTTTTCACGGGCTTCTTCGAGCTGCGTGGATTCGTGGTCGGTGGCGATACCCGCCAGCACATAGGCGTTCAATGCATTTCCGGTCAACAAGGGCGCGTGGCCGTCCATGTGAAGATCCTGAAAAAGCACCAGCTTTTCAAGGACGTCCGGAACCGCCGCGATAACGCCCGGGAAGTTCATCATTTCACCGAGCCCCACGATGCGCGGGTGAGGCAGCAAAGAGGCGAGGTCCGCCGCGCTCAGTGCGGCTCCCGACGTTTCCAGCGGGGAAGCCGGAACGCAACTGGGTAGGGTCAGGTAGACGTCGAGCGGGAGACGCTCGGTGGCCTGCAGGAAGTACCGGATTCCTTCCACGCCGAAAACGTTGGCGATTTCGTGAGGGTCGCACACCACCGCCGTGGTGCCCCGCGGCAGTACCGCAGCGGCGAACCCCGACGGGTGCAGCAGACTGCTTTCGATGTGGATGTGGCCGTCGATGAAGCCGGGGGCGATGTACAGGCCGGACGCATCCACCACGCGGCGGGCTTCGTAGCGGCCGATTCCCACGATACAGCCGTCGTGCACGGCCAAGTCGGCTCGTTCCACCGCCCCGGTATGAACGTTTACGATGGAACCCCCTCGAAGGCAGCATTCGGCGGGGACTTCCCCGGCGGCGACCCGAAGGAGCCGTTCCAGCGATCGGCGGTCCCGTTTCATCGCGGGCAAGCCCTACATCTTGTATTTTCCGAAGTCTTCAGGATCCAGCTTGTCCAGGATCTCTTCCCACTGTTCCTTGTCCTCGGAACGGAACATCGTCTTATCTTCCTGGGAAACCGATTTCTGCGATTTCTGCAGCACCTCTTCCCGGACGAAGATGGGCGCGTTGGTGCGGAGCGCTATGGCGATGGCGTCGGAGGGTCGGGAATCGATGGAACTCAACTTATCGTCGACTCGAAGATGAATCAAGGCGTAATAGGTGTTGTCCCGGAGGTCGCAAACTTCGATGCGTTCCACCGTCACGTTGAGGTGCTCCAGCACGTTTTTCAACAGATCGTGGGTCATGGGACGGGGAAAACGGATCTTTTCGAGTTCCGTGGCGATGGATGTGGCTTCCAGGAGCCCGATCCAAATGGGAAGATGTGTTTCCGTTACCGGATCCTTGAGGATCACCACCGGGGTATTAGTCTGCTGATCCATGACCAGCGAGGAAACCGTCATTTGCCTGTACATGGCATCTCCTTTCCGGACTGCCGCCGTTATCAAATGCTGCAACCGCTGCCCGTGACCGCCTGTCGCGCGAGCGAAAAACGGCACGGCATCGGTTGATTTCCAGGTTTGTGCGGGGAGGACCGAAGATCAGTCGACAGCCCCGCCGTTCAATTCACCCCGAAGCGAATGGCTGAACGCGTCTGTGATGCGCACCTTGACGCAACGGCCCACCAGCGTCTCGTCGCCCTGAAAATTCACGATTCGGTTCTGTTGCGTCCTCCCCGTGAATTGACCGCCCCCCGCCCTGCTGGGTCCTTCCACCAGGACTTCCCGAATCCCGCCGATCTCGAGCCGGTTCTTTTCCAGGGTGATTTCCGCCTGCAGCCCCTGAAGGATCGCCAGGCGGCGGCTCTTCACGTCCTCCGGGACCTTGCCGGAAAAACCCGACGACCTGGCGAAAGGTCGGTCCGAATATCGGAACGAAAAGAGCGTGTCGAAGCGGATGCGTTCCATCAGCTCCAGAGTCTTTTCGAAATCTTCGTCGCTTTCTCCCGGAAAGCCGACCATGACGTCGGCGGAAAGGCCGATCTCGGGGCAGGCGTCTCTGAGGCGCCGGACCTTGTCTTCATAGTCGGCCGCCGTGTAGCGCCGGTTCATCCGCCGGAGCACCAGGTCCGAGCCGGCCTGGAAGGGAAGGTGGATGTGTTTGCAAAGAACCGGGATTTCGGTGAAGCAACGGATAAGAGATTCCGTAAGGTCCTTGGGGTGCGACGTGGTGAACCGGATTCTCGATAGGTTTGTCTCACCGGCGATCTTCCGTATCAGTTCCGAAAAGTCGATGCGCTCGGAAAGACCCCGGCCGTAAGAATTAACGTTCTGGCCGAGCAGCAGAACTTCGCGCGCGCCCCCGTCTTCCAGAGCCTTGATCTCCCGGAGCACGTCGCCGCTCGGCCGGCTCCGTTCCCGGCCCCGCACATAGGGCACAATGCAGTACGTGCAGAAGTTGTCGCACCCCTGCATGATGGTCACCGGCGCGACGACGCCCGACCGAAGCGGCCTGCCGCCGGCCGGCGGGTAGTGCCGGTTAGTTTCGCCTTCATCGTCCGGAAGGTACGCCGTGCGGTTCCCGTCCTGCCACAGGCGGTCGAGCAAGTCAGGCACGGCTCCCACACCTCGCGTGCCCACGACCAGGTCCAGGTGAGGGAACCTCTCGAGGAGTTTTTCTCCCAGCTGCTGAGCGACGCATCCGGCCACGATGATCTTCAGATCCGGATTGCGGTGTTTGAGCTTTCGCAGCCGACCCACCAACGAGTAGACCTTCTGCTCGGCCTTTTCCCGTACGGAACAGGTATTCAAAAAGATGACGTCCGCACGGTCCGGGTCATCCACGCGGCGATAGCCCCGGTTCTCGAGGAGCCACGCCACGCGCATGGAATCGTATTCGTTCATCTGACAGCCGAAGGTCTGGACATAGAGGGCCCGCGGACAGGCCCCAACGGCCGCCTCAGCTGATTTTTCGTGCATGCCGCTCAACGCCCGAGCATCCTCTCCCCCGTCCGGGGCTGTCCGTCACAGAAGGTCGTCCCATTCGTTTTCGGGATGACCCTTCGCGATCAGGTTGCGATTCATTTCCACAAGCCGGCTGGAAAGCCGCTGGATCAGGTCCACAGCAAGGTCCGGGAATTCCCGGGCAAACGACAGCAGCCTGTCGGCCGGAAAGACCTGGACCGTGCTTTCGCCCACGCTGGTCACCGAAGCCTTCCAGGGGAGCCGGAGCAGGCAGGCCATGGCGCCGAAGAAGGTGCCCGGCCGCTCGATGCGGCCCACTTCCAAGCCGCCTCGTGTGACCCGAAGACCGCCGTCGGCGGAAACCAGCCTGAAAAACTCCCTCCCTTGGGAACCTTCATGCACCACGCGCTCTCCGTCTCCGAAAAAACGGATTTCCACGTCCTGAGGCAGTTGAACCTCCCGGTCCTCAAAAACAACCTCTCCCGTGTCTACAAGCTGCTTCACCACCGAAAGCAGGATGGTTCGCGCCATCCGGGGTGTCCTGGCGATGAAGTAATCCACTGCCTCCACGTCGTAGATGGCGATGCGGGCGGCTGTCACGGCCTGCACGGTATAAGGAAAGTGGGGTTCCACCAGGCATTCCATGCCGAAGACGTCCTGCTCGCCGAGAACCCGGATCTTGCGGCCGTCGCGGGTGACTTTTACACTGCCGTCCAAGATCACGTAGAAGTTGGACACTTCCTGACCCGCGCAAAGTACGATGTCGCCTTCGTCATAGGTTCGCACGTCGAACCGGTAGTCGGGTCGCTCCTCCTCCGGTGCACTCAGGTGGCGGTTTCTCTTCGAAGTCGTCATCGCACGTCCTGTCCAGGGACTTCAATAAAAGTTTGTCCAACAACAAGCTCATGAAAGTCGGGCCCTAAAGTTCCTTGTTCCTGTAGGAGCGGGCTTGCCCGCGACCCGTAAAACCGGCGATGCCGCGTTGATGCTGATCGCCGGCAAGCCGGCTCCTACTGGGCATGCATCACCTGGTAGGGGCGCAGCGCTGCTGCGCCCCTACTCGAAAACACGGACACTCCATCCCCGGAAGGGTGAAGAGTATTCTCAGATAGCCTCTAAGCTTCCGCAAGCATGGAAGGTCCGGGGTCAGTCACGCCTTAGGGCCTTCATTCTTAGACTATACCCGAGTTCGTTTCAAGGGGCCTGTCCCGAGTCCCGGGCGGTGGGGCCCGGCACGCCGCACGGAAGAGGGAGCAGGAAAGAAGAGCGCCCGGCCAAGGGCCGCCGCGTAGCAGGGTCGGCCTCCCAGCGGGACGCCCGCTGTGGGTCCCTCCGGATCAGGCCGGTTCAGCGGGAACCCACCCGGTGAACTTCGACTCCGCGCCGATGATCGCCAGCACATCGTCCTCACAGTCCGGAGCGGCATGGATCCGCACCAGTCCCAGATCGGAATCCACTGTGGTGACCACGGCCACACCTTCGTAGGCTTCCAGGGTGGAGGAAAGAAAATGGATGGTCCGGGGATCTACAAATCCAAGAAACACCGTGCCCTGCATGGATCCCTCCGCCGTGGAACCGTTCGTTTTTCCGCTTTTGTTCACCCGATGCCTATGATAGCAATAGCTCTCCCGCGAGGGAAGCTGGAGCTTCGATTTCATCGGGGCGGGGGCGCCGCTCCCACAATGGGCCGCCTGGGTGGGTGAAGGGTATTCTCGGACACTCTCTTACATCACCTGCGGAGCAAAACCGATCGCACCGGACGCGTTGTGGGGCTTTCAACCACCAGACGGAGTCTATCATGGGTCGACGCGTGAGACGAAAGTTTATCGCTGCGGTTCTCATCGTTTTCACCGGTTTTTGCGCCCGGATCGCCTGGTCTCAGTCGGGGACGTCAACTTTCTTCGCCCAGGGGATAGCCGTCTACGACGAACGGGACCAGGCGAGGAGCCGCGAGGAGGCGCTGAACGACCTCATGATCCAGGGCGTTACCCAGGGGATCGGGGTGTTTTTGAAGCCTTCCGAACTGGTGCGTCAGAACGCGCTGCTGAAGAAGGAAATTCTTTCCAAGCCGCAGCGCTACGTACAGAGTTACCGGATTCTTTCGGAGCAGCCGTCGGGTGGATCCTACCGGATACAGGGCCAGGTGACGGTGGCCATGGAAACGCTACGAGCCGACCTGGAGGCTCTGAGTCTTTCGGTGGAGGGAACCGCGAAACCCGTACCCGTTCCTTCTCCCGCGGCCGCTTCCGCACCGGCTTCGGAAGGGAACCGCCAAAGCCTGCCCGAAGGACTGCCGCACGCCCGGGATCTGCTCTGGGTCGTTTCGGAAAACTGGGACGGGACCTGGGTGGTTCCCACAAGCGATACCCCGTCGCGCACACCCTTTCACGAAAGCCTCCTCATGGACGCGGAAGACTACCTCTGGACGCTGGACGTCCCTTCACAAGGAGACGTCGTGGCTGACGCCTCGGGAAACGTTCCCCTCTACGACGCGCTGCAGACGGCCCGCGAAAGGGGAAAGCCGATCCTGGTGATGGGCCGAGTCTTCTCGCAGACAACGGACGCCGGCATCCGGACCGTCCAGGTCAACCTTCAGATTGTTGATGTGGCTTCGGAAAGCGTTTTGGGAAGCCTTGATCATTCCTGGCCTCTCGCGGGAGATCTGAACGAAGGGATCGTCTACATGGCGAGCCTGGTGGTTCCGCGGATCGATGCTCTGCTCGCCGCCGCCGGGGAAAGAGGCCGTTCTTACACCGTGGGACAAGTCAGCGCGGTGCCGGATGAGTGGGGTGCGCAGCGACAGTGGAATGTAGTACTTCGGTCGGATCACGCCTACAGCCAGTGGGAGATGCTGGAGGAACTGCTCAGGCGCCAGTCGTCGGAAGTCAGAGTGGAGGGGCTTGAATTGAAGGGCGGCGAGATCCGAGCGTTTGTTTCAGGCGTGTCGTAC
This is a stretch of genomic DNA from Desulfoglaeba alkanexedens ALDC. It encodes these proteins:
- a CDS encoding DUF4911 domain-containing protein — protein: MQGTVFLGFVDPRTIHFLSSTLEAYEGVAVVTTVDSDLGLVRIHAAPDCEDDVLAIIGAESKFTGWVPAEPA